From Pirellulales bacterium, one genomic window encodes:
- a CDS encoding efflux RND transporter periplasmic adaptor subunit, whose product MKKLSIVTVLVVACGIAAGAYLAANSGHESSRVDASEGGHSQAAAEGAAERIAVETVKPTQGSIERTTTQPASVQAFMRSQLFSKVSGYMKMTRDIGEEVEKDDVVALVDMPELEKEVQHDKAAVVQANAQVKQMEAHIQTAEADYEAAEALIGEREADLEHAIATLEYRTKVFERIKDLVQQKGLEQRLADEAEDNWAAAKAGRSAARAAVVSAKAQANAAKARIARARADLEDAKAKVEVSEATLQKDQVFLDYATIRAPFKAVITVRNFQVGDFINARDQGASLPMLAVDEVDLMRVVVQVPDKDVPFADVDDPVTVVIDSLPGKKFPGKIARVANSEDPDTRTMRVEIDLPNDRGLLRDGMYGYATILLDQGSKSKDTLTVPSASLHIGGDGEGGGKPAGKGGKGGHAKHESKYYLWVVREGKAEKVHVDVGAENGIVTEILSGLRPNDEVVVYAKQALVNGTLVSASSAQ is encoded by the coding sequence ATGAAAAAACTATCGATTGTCACCGTTCTTGTCGTGGCCTGCGGCATTGCGGCCGGGGCCTACCTGGCCGCCAACAGCGGGCATGAATCAAGTCGCGTCGACGCCTCGGAAGGTGGCCACTCTCAGGCCGCGGCGGAAGGCGCGGCCGAGCGGATTGCCGTCGAAACCGTCAAACCGACCCAGGGCAGCATCGAACGCACCACCACCCAACCCGCCTCGGTTCAGGCGTTCATGCGCAGCCAGTTGTTTTCCAAGGTGTCGGGATACATGAAGATGACGCGCGACATCGGCGAGGAGGTCGAGAAAGACGACGTGGTGGCGCTGGTCGACATGCCGGAGTTGGAAAAGGAGGTGCAGCACGACAAAGCGGCGGTGGTGCAAGCCAACGCGCAAGTGAAACAAATGGAGGCGCACATCCAGACGGCGGAGGCCGATTACGAGGCCGCCGAGGCACTGATCGGTGAGCGGGAAGCCGACCTCGAACATGCCATAGCGACGTTGGAGTACCGCACCAAGGTGTTTGAGCGCATCAAGGATCTGGTGCAGCAGAAGGGCCTCGAACAGAGGCTTGCCGATGAGGCCGAAGATAACTGGGCGGCGGCCAAAGCCGGGCGTTCGGCTGCCCGAGCCGCAGTGGTCAGCGCCAAGGCCCAGGCGAACGCGGCCAAGGCCAGAATTGCCAGGGCGCGCGCGGATCTCGAGGACGCCAAAGCCAAGGTCGAGGTGTCCGAGGCCACCTTGCAAAAAGACCAGGTGTTCCTCGATTATGCCACGATTCGAGCACCCTTCAAGGCTGTGATTACGGTCCGCAATTTCCAGGTGGGCGACTTCATCAACGCGCGCGACCAGGGGGCCAGTCTGCCGATGCTGGCGGTGGATGAGGTGGACCTGATGCGCGTTGTCGTCCAAGTGCCGGACAAAGACGTGCCTTTCGCCGACGTGGACGACCCGGTGACGGTGGTGATCGACAGCCTGCCTGGCAAAAAGTTTCCCGGAAAGATCGCCCGTGTGGCCAATTCGGAAGACCCGGACACGCGCACCATGCGAGTTGAAATCGACCTGCCCAATGACCGTGGCCTGTTGCGCGACGGTATGTATGGGTATGCGACGATCCTGCTGGACCAAGGTTCGAAATCAAAGGACACCTTGACCGTGCCGTCGGCGTCGCTGCACATTGGGGGCGACGGGGAGGGCGGCGGCAAGCCGGCTGGGAAGGGCGGAAAGGGCGGCCACGCCAAGCACGAATCGAAGTATTACCTCTGGGTCGTGCGCGAGGGGAAGGCCGAAAAGGTCCACGTGGACGTCGGCGCCGAAAATGGCATCGTCACCGAAATCCTCTCCGGTCTACGGCCTAACGACGAGGTGGTGGTGTATGCCAAACAGGCGCTGGTGAACGGCACTTTGGTATCGGCCAGTTCCGCGCAGTAG
- the fhcD gene encoding formylmethanofuran--tetrahydromethanopterin N-formyltransferase, with protein sequence MTIHSTLIEDTFAEAFPMTAARLIVTADSPQWAETAAREATGYAASVIGCDAEAGIERLVSPDETPDGRPGVSLLMFAFSRDALQKAVVNRVGQCILTCATTACYNGLPVVKDKSIKIGGNLRFFGDGFQKSKKLDARRFWRVPVMDGEFTCEDVFGTVKGVAGGNFLILGESQPAALAAAEAAVAAIRAVRGVVLPFPGGVVRSGSKVGSRYKQLRASTNDAYCPTLRGRVKSALAENMNAVYEIVIDGLELAAVEEATRVGVRAGCGPGIVKITSGNYGGNLGPFHLHLHKLLEGEI encoded by the coding sequence CTGACCATCCATTCGACCCTCATCGAAGACACCTTTGCTGAAGCGTTTCCGATGACGGCGGCGCGGCTGATCGTGACGGCCGACTCGCCACAGTGGGCCGAGACCGCCGCCCGCGAGGCCACGGGCTACGCCGCTTCGGTCATCGGCTGCGACGCGGAAGCCGGCATTGAACGACTGGTTTCTCCTGACGAGACGCCCGACGGCCGGCCGGGCGTGAGCCTGCTCATGTTCGCTTTCAGCCGCGACGCCTTGCAGAAGGCCGTCGTCAACCGCGTGGGGCAGTGCATTCTCACCTGCGCCACGACCGCCTGCTACAACGGCCTGCCCGTGGTCAAAGACAAGTCGATCAAGATCGGCGGCAACCTGCGGTTCTTCGGCGACGGTTTTCAGAAGAGCAAGAAGCTCGACGCCCGCCGCTTCTGGCGCGTGCCCGTGATGGACGGTGAGTTCACCTGCGAAGACGTGTTTGGCACAGTCAAGGGCGTGGCCGGCGGCAACTTTTTGATCTTGGGCGAAAGCCAGCCGGCGGCTCTGGCGGCGGCCGAGGCGGCGGTGGCCGCCATTCGGGCCGTACGCGGGGTCGTGCTCCCTTTTCCCGGCGGCGTGGTCCGCAGCGGCAGCAAAGTCGGCAGCCGCTACAAGCAGCTCCGTGCCAGCACCAACGACGCCTACTGCCCCACGCTGCGCGGCAGGGTCAAATCGGCGTTGGCCGAGAACATGAACGCCGTCTATGAGATCGTGATCGACGGACTGGAGTTGGCGGCGGTCGAAGAGGCCACGCGCGTCGGCGTCCGCGCCGGCTGTGGCCCCGGCATCGTCAAAATCACCTCCGGCAACTACGGCGGCAACCTGGGACCGTTCCACCTGCACCTGCACAAGCTGCTCGAGGGTGAAATTTGA
- a CDS encoding sigma-70 family RNA polymerase sigma factor, whose translation MALSEIDRSLIERCLARAPRAWEDFVDRFMGLVVHVINHSAQCRSIRLTLQDREDLCAEVFLALVRDDFAILRHFRGQSSLATYLTVVARRVVVRELLRRVAANGSAAAAISAADVVGGDGAKTEQQISDREEVERLLGRLDGHEATIVRMYHLEGKTYQEISTATGVAENSVGPTLSRARQKMRNDSASQ comes from the coding sequence GTGGCTCTCTCTGAAATTGATCGAAGCCTCATCGAACGCTGTCTGGCGCGAGCGCCGAGAGCGTGGGAAGATTTTGTCGATCGGTTTATGGGTCTGGTCGTGCATGTGATCAATCACTCGGCGCAGTGCCGTTCGATTCGCCTTACGCTGCAAGACCGCGAAGACCTCTGCGCCGAAGTGTTTTTGGCCCTCGTTCGCGACGACTTTGCCATCCTGCGGCACTTTCGCGGCCAAAGCAGCCTGGCAACGTACTTGACCGTGGTGGCCCGGCGGGTCGTCGTGCGCGAACTACTGCGTCGCGTCGCGGCAAACGGCTCGGCCGCGGCCGCGATTTCGGCGGCGGATGTCGTGGGCGGCGATGGTGCAAAAACGGAGCAGCAGATCAGCGACCGCGAAGAAGTCGAGCGGCTGCTGGGCAGGCTGGACGGGCACGAGGCGACCATCGTCCGCATGTATCATCTGGAAGGCAAGACCTACCAAGAAATCAGCACGGCCACCGGCGTCGCCGAGAACAGCGTCGGCCCCACGCTGAGCCGCGCGCGGCAAAAGATGCGAAATGATTCGGCTTCGCAGTGA
- a CDS encoding ferredoxin family protein, with amino-acid sequence MTHVVAEPCFGCKYTDCVVVCPVECFYEGEQMLYIHPDECIDCEACVPECPVEAIFHEDNLPEEWKDFTALNAEMSTQCPVITEKKEPLAGAE; translated from the coding sequence ATGACCCACGTCGTAGCCGAGCCGTGTTTTGGTTGCAAGTACACGGATTGCGTGGTGGTCTGCCCTGTCGAATGCTTCTATGAAGGCGAGCAGATGCTCTACATCCATCCGGATGAGTGCATCGATTGCGAGGCCTGCGTGCCGGAGTGCCCGGTGGAGGCGATTTTCCACGAAGACAACCTGCCCGAAGAGTGGAAAGACTTCACCGCGCTGAACGCCGAAATGTCGACCCAGTGCCCCGTGATCACCGAAAAGAAAGAGCCGTTGGCCGGCGCGGAGTAA
- the dnaB gene encoding replicative DNA helicase encodes MATYQRIDERLPTRGGPDLLDRLPPQNLEAEQGVLGSLLLDPDLCDEVAILLRPHHFYAPAHQALFGHLVAMHNDGLRIDAMLLVERLRKHDELETIGGLAYLGEVADSVPTAANALYYGQIVRDKATLRALIHASTEILRDAYDQSLESREMLARAEEKVFRILEEQGTGDLAPLEDVLHEALTRIDQRLEKGGGVGGMPTGYVDLDSMTGGLHEGELIILAARPSMGKTALAANIADHVAIESSRTTLFVSLEMSRLELAERMLCAHGRINGHKLRNGFISPTDRTKLVSVSNLMSKAPLFIDDTPSRTMTEIAATARRLKRREKLALVVIDYLQLIEPDNPRDPRQEQVAKIARRLKALARELKVPVLCLAQLNRQAEVTKDNRPRLSHLRESGAIEQDADVVMFVHRDEYYCTNDEDRARVAGQADLVVAKQRNGPTGDVKLAWLQDYTRFENLAREGHDFTEQF; translated from the coding sequence ATGGCGACGTATCAACGGATCGATGAGCGTCTACCCACGCGCGGCGGCCCGGATCTGCTCGATCGGCTGCCGCCGCAAAACCTGGAAGCCGAGCAAGGCGTGTTGGGCAGCCTGCTGCTCGACCCCGATTTGTGCGACGAAGTGGCCATCCTGCTGCGGCCCCATCATTTCTACGCGCCGGCACACCAGGCGCTCTTCGGCCATCTGGTGGCCATGCACAACGACGGGCTGCGGATCGACGCCATGCTGCTGGTCGAGCGGCTGCGCAAGCACGACGAACTGGAGACGATCGGCGGCCTGGCGTATCTCGGCGAGGTGGCCGATTCGGTGCCGACCGCGGCCAATGCGCTGTATTACGGCCAGATCGTCCGCGACAAAGCCACGTTACGGGCCTTGATCCACGCCAGCACCGAGATTCTACGCGACGCCTACGACCAGTCGCTGGAAAGCCGCGAGATGCTGGCCCGCGCCGAGGAAAAGGTGTTTCGCATCCTCGAAGAGCAGGGCACCGGCGACCTGGCGCCGCTGGAAGACGTGCTGCACGAGGCCCTGACGCGCATCGACCAGCGGCTGGAAAAGGGCGGCGGCGTGGGCGGCATGCCCACCGGCTATGTCGACCTGGACTCGATGACGGGCGGCCTGCACGAGGGCGAGCTGATCATCCTGGCCGCCCGGCCGAGCATGGGCAAGACGGCCCTGGCCGCCAACATCGCCGACCACGTGGCGATCGAAAGCAGCCGCACCACGCTGTTCGTCAGCCTGGAAATGTCGCGGCTGGAGCTGGCCGAACGCATGCTCTGCGCGCACGGGCGAATCAACGGTCACAAGCTGCGCAACGGCTTCATCTCGCCCACCGACCGCACCAAGCTGGTCTCGGTCTCCAACCTGATGAGCAAGGCGCCGCTGTTCATCGACGACACTCCCAGCCGCACCATGACCGAGATTGCGGCCACCGCCCGGCGACTGAAGCGTCGAGAGAAGCTGGCGCTGGTGGTGATCGACTATCTGCAGCTTATCGAGCCCGACAACCCCAGGGACCCGCGTCAGGAGCAGGTGGCGAAGATCGCGCGGCGGCTGAAAGCCCTGGCCCGCGAGTTGAAGGTTCCCGTGCTTTGCCTGGCCCAGTTGAACCGGCAGGCCGAAGTGACCAAGGACAACCGGCCGCGGCTGAGCCACCTGCGCGAGAGCGGCGCCATCGAGCAGGACGCCGACGTGGTGATGTTCGTCCACCGCGACGAATACTACTGCACGAACGACGAAGACCGTGCCCGTGTGGCGGGGCAGGCCGACCTGGTCGTGGCCAAGCAGCGCAACGGCCCGACCGGCGACGTGAAGCTGGCCTGGCTGCAGGATTACACGCGCTTTGAGAACCTGGCCCGCGAAGGCCACGACTTCACCGAGCAGTTTTAG
- a CDS encoding Uma2 family endonuclease — translation MAIPSSDFPASPDAVPPLEAGDHLTRDEFEHRYWATPGVKKAELIEGVVYMPSPVSRRHGRPHLWLGGWLTQYLAQTPGLDAADNATVRFDDLNEPQPDLLLVIEAISGGQSGVDEEDYFSGPPEFIAEIAASSVSYDLHAKLRVYQREGVREYLVWRTRDREIDWFRLHEGKYELIAADPSGIVKSTVFPGLWLDRAALLRGDLTAVFAALRQGTDSPDHANFVAELQARRR, via the coding sequence ATGGCTATTCCTAGCAGCGACTTTCCCGCTTCGCCAGACGCGGTCCCGCCGCTGGAGGCTGGCGATCATTTGACCCGCGACGAGTTCGAACATCGTTATTGGGCTACGCCGGGCGTAAAGAAAGCCGAGCTAATCGAAGGAGTCGTGTACATGCCGTCGCCGGTGTCCAGGCGTCATGGTCGTCCCCATCTGTGGCTCGGAGGCTGGCTGACACAGTACCTTGCTCAGACCCCCGGACTTGATGCGGCCGACAACGCCACGGTCCGGTTCGATGATCTCAACGAACCCCAACCTGATCTGCTGCTCGTCATCGAAGCCATCTCCGGTGGCCAGTCCGGCGTCGATGAAGAAGATTATTTTTCCGGACCGCCCGAGTTCATCGCTGAAATCGCGGCTTCCAGCGTCAGTTACGACTTGCACGCCAAGTTGCGAGTGTACCAGCGGGAAGGTGTCCGCGAGTATCTGGTGTGGCGAACGCGGGACCGGGAAATCGACTGGTTTCGGCTGCATGAAGGCAAGTACGAACTGATCGCCGCCGACCCTTCAGGCATCGTGAAGAGCACGGTCTTTCCCGGCCTCTGGCTCGATCGCGCCGCGCTGTTGCGCGGCGACTTGACGGCAGTTTTCGCCGCGCTCCGGCAAGGGACCGACTCGCCTGATCATGCCAACTTTGTCGCGGAGCTTCAAGCGCGGCGGCGATAA
- a CDS encoding hydrogenase maturation protease — MSVTTLIVGLGSPHGDDQIGWRVAERLALERESACGASGLRGPLAPQADCTITIRTASSPADLLDWLEGVERLIVCDACQAVGSPGTVHCWRWPEAPLGRLRSSGSHDLSLAEVLTLAEELRSLPGEVIIWAVESRTCQCGAAMSAEAATAVAQTSEEIGRSLPGPSQDRTTAYGYS, encoded by the coding sequence ATGAGCGTAACCACGTTGATCGTCGGATTGGGCAGCCCACACGGCGACGACCAGATTGGTTGGCGGGTGGCTGAGCGTTTGGCGCTGGAACGCGAATCCGCTTGCGGAGCAAGCGGGCTACGTGGCCCGCTTGCTCCGCAAGCGGATTGCACCATCACGATCCGAACGGCCTCTTCGCCCGCCGACCTGCTCGACTGGCTCGAGGGCGTCGAACGTCTGATCGTTTGCGACGCTTGCCAGGCGGTCGGTTCGCCGGGCACGGTCCACTGTTGGCGCTGGCCCGAGGCACCCTTGGGGCGCCTCCGCAGCTCCGGTAGTCACGATCTTAGTTTGGCCGAAGTGCTGACATTGGCCGAAGAATTGCGAAGCCTGCCCGGTGAAGTTATCATTTGGGCGGTGGAATCAAGAACGTGCCAGTGCGGCGCAGCGATGTCGGCGGAGGCGGCCACCGCGGTCGCGCAGACGAGCGAAGAAATCGGCCGAAGCTTACCGGGGCCCTCACAAGACCGAACAACCGCTTATGGCTATTCCTAG
- a CDS encoding Ni/Fe hydrogenase subunit alpha translates to MQEEQPTVRTVRVEALSRVEGEGGLHVRLRGNEVEDVQLTIFEPPRLFEAFLRGRAVEDVSDIVARICGICPVAYQMSAVHALESVLGVHISPGIRRLRRLLYCGEWIESHALHIHLLHAPDFLGYESGLAMARDWPDEVKRGLRLKKHGNELLEVLGGRAIHPINVAVGGFFRAPRREELAALVGDFEWGLQAAIDATRWVAGFNFPAFERPYTMVALVHPDEYAMNEGQIADNHGRSIAVADYEQYYEERHLPHSTALHSVRKADGSPYLVGPLARVHLSLDRLMPAARRLADEVGIDWPSNNPFHGIVARGLELVHAYEEALDILKTYQPPRPPRIAYERRAGVGCAATEAPRGLIYHRYVVNDEGLLTEAKIVPPTSQNQGQIEDDLRHWIAGILDQDEPQMALSCSHLIRNYDPCISCSTHALRLTIER, encoded by the coding sequence ATGCAAGAAGAACAACCCACCGTCCGTACCGTTCGCGTCGAAGCCTTGTCTCGCGTCGAGGGCGAGGGAGGACTGCACGTGCGGTTGCGCGGCAACGAGGTCGAAGACGTGCAATTGACGATCTTCGAGCCGCCGCGATTGTTCGAGGCGTTCTTGCGTGGACGAGCGGTGGAAGACGTGTCCGACATCGTGGCCCGGATTTGCGGAATCTGTCCGGTGGCCTATCAGATGAGTGCCGTACATGCGCTCGAATCGGTGCTGGGAGTGCATATTTCGCCGGGAATCCGCCGGTTGCGGCGGCTGCTCTACTGCGGCGAATGGATCGAGAGCCACGCGCTGCATATTCACTTGCTGCACGCCCCCGACTTTCTCGGCTACGAGAGCGGCCTGGCGATGGCCCGCGATTGGCCGGACGAGGTCAAGCGCGGCCTGCGGCTGAAGAAGCACGGCAACGAGCTGCTGGAGGTGCTCGGCGGGCGTGCCATCCATCCCATCAACGTGGCCGTGGGTGGCTTTTTCCGGGCACCGCGGCGAGAAGAGCTGGCGGCGCTCGTCGGCGACTTCGAGTGGGGCCTGCAAGCGGCCATCGACGCCACGCGCTGGGTGGCCGGCTTCAATTTTCCGGCCTTCGAGCGGCCGTACACGATGGTGGCCCTGGTCCACCCCGACGAATACGCCATGAACGAAGGACAAATCGCCGATAATCACGGCCGATCGATCGCGGTCGCCGACTACGAACAGTATTACGAAGAGCGGCACCTGCCGCACAGCACCGCGCTGCACTCGGTGCGCAAGGCCGACGGTTCGCCCTACCTGGTAGGACCTTTGGCGCGTGTACACCTGAGCCTCGACCGCCTCATGCCGGCGGCGCGGCGGCTGGCCGACGAGGTGGGCATTGACTGGCCATCGAATAATCCGTTCCACGGCATCGTGGCCCGCGGGCTGGAGCTGGTCCACGCCTATGAGGAAGCGTTGGACATCCTCAAAACCTATCAGCCGCCTCGCCCGCCGCGAATTGCCTACGAACGTCGGGCCGGGGTCGGTTGCGCCGCGACCGAGGCGCCGCGGGGCCTGATCTATCATCGCTATGTGGTGAATGACGAGGGATTGCTGACCGAGGCCAAAATCGTGCCGCCCACCTCGCAGAACCAGGGGCAAATCGAAGACGATCTCCGCCACTGGATCGCAGGGATTTTGGACCAGGACGAACCTCAGATGGCACTTTCGTGCTCGCACCTGATACGCAACTACGACCCCTGCATCAGTTGCTCGACCCACGCCTTGCGGCTGACCATCGAGCGATGA
- a CDS encoding oxidoreductase, whose product MSVTKPTLAVFKFASCDGCQLSLLDCEDELLAVSERLHIAYFLEATSHVEAGPFDVTLVEGSVTTPADAERIRWVRAQSKFLVTIGACATAGGIQALRNWASTPEYLQAVYARPDYIQTLDTSTPIAAHVPVDFELRGCPINKRQLLEVIASLLSGRRPRTPVHSVCLDCKRRGTVCVMVARGVPCLGPVTHTGCGAICPSYDRGCYGCYGPAEQPNLVSLTGQFRAEGLAPEEAVRLLRGFNAYAPEFRAESNRLAGKQT is encoded by the coding sequence ATGAGCGTGACCAAGCCGACCCTGGCCGTGTTCAAGTTCGCGTCTTGCGACGGCTGCCAGCTTTCGCTGCTCGACTGCGAAGACGAGCTGCTGGCCGTGTCCGAGCGATTGCACATCGCCTACTTCCTGGAAGCGACGAGCCATGTGGAAGCCGGCCCGTTCGACGTCACGCTGGTTGAGGGATCGGTCACCACGCCGGCCGACGCCGAGCGAATTCGCTGGGTCCGGGCACAATCGAAGTTCCTGGTGACGATCGGCGCGTGTGCCACGGCGGGCGGAATTCAGGCCCTTCGAAATTGGGCCAGCACGCCGGAATACCTGCAGGCGGTTTACGCCCGGCCCGATTACATACAGACGCTCGACACGTCGACGCCGATCGCGGCACACGTGCCGGTCGACTTCGAGCTGCGCGGCTGCCCGATCAACAAGCGTCAGTTGCTGGAGGTGATCGCGTCGCTGCTTTCCGGGCGGCGGCCGCGGACGCCGGTTCACAGCGTGTGCCTCGATTGCAAGCGGCGAGGCACGGTTTGCGTGATGGTTGCCCGCGGCGTGCCGTGTCTGGGGCCGGTCACACACACGGGCTGCGGTGCGATTTGTCCGTCTTACGATCGCGGCTGCTACGGTTGCTATGGGCCCGCCGAGCAGCCGAACCTGGTGAGTCTAACCGGCCAGTTCCGCGCGGAGGGGCTTGCGCCTGAGGAGGCCGTTCGGCTCTTACGCGGGTTCAATGCGTACGCGCCGGAGTTCCGCGCCGAGAGCAACCGGTTGGCGGGGAAGCAAACGTAG
- a CDS encoding FAD/NAD(P)-binding protein translates to MMPTTVPAARINPWQPDPVVVRETIAEAPDVTTYRLAFRDDDRAASFSFRPGQFGMLYAPGIGEVPIGISGSCPAERTWSFTVRAMGNTTRALARLQAGDTLGLRAPFGSAWPLDVCEGADVVIVAGGLGLPPLRPAIHKIIEDRRLYGRVTLIYGSRTPDTLIYVREYDDWSRQQIEVLTTVDRADLSWKGNVGVVPLLLDYLQPLVPERTVVMTCGPEVMMRYTVRSAVARGIPIERIWASTERNMQCAIGLCGHCQFGPEFICKDGPVFRYDRIEPWLKVEGL, encoded by the coding sequence ATGATGCCCACCACGGTGCCGGCAGCCAGGATCAATCCTTGGCAACCCGATCCCGTCGTGGTGCGCGAGACGATCGCCGAGGCACCGGACGTGACGACGTATCGACTCGCCTTCCGCGACGACGACCGCGCTGCGAGCTTCAGCTTTCGGCCGGGACAGTTCGGCATGCTCTATGCGCCGGGCATCGGTGAGGTGCCGATCGGCATCAGCGGAAGTTGTCCGGCCGAGCGCACTTGGTCGTTCACCGTGCGCGCCATGGGCAACACCACCCGCGCATTGGCAAGGTTGCAAGCCGGCGACACGCTGGGTCTGCGGGCACCGTTTGGATCGGCGTGGCCGCTTGATGTTTGTGAGGGGGCCGACGTCGTGATTGTGGCCGGCGGCCTGGGTCTGCCGCCCTTGCGGCCGGCGATTCACAAAATCATCGAAGACCGCCGTCTTTACGGCCGGGTGACGCTGATCTATGGCTCGCGCACTCCCGACACGCTGATTTATGTCCGCGAGTACGATGACTGGTCGCGGCAGCAGATCGAGGTTCTGACGACGGTCGATCGGGCCGACTTGAGTTGGAAGGGCAACGTCGGCGTGGTGCCGTTGTTGCTCGACTACTTGCAACCGCTGGTGCCCGAACGGACCGTCGTGATGACCTGCGGACCCGAAGTGATGATGCGTTACACTGTCCGCAGCGCTGTGGCCCGCGGGATTCCGATCGAACGCATCTGGGCATCGACCGAGCGGAACATGCAATGTGCGATCGGACTGTGCGGGCATTGTCAGTTTGGTCCGGAGTTTATCTGCAAAGACGGGCCGGTGTTTCGCTACGATCGCATCGAGCCGTGGCTCAAAGTCGAGGGGCTGTGA